The following proteins are co-located in the Manihot esculenta cultivar AM560-2 chromosome 9, M.esculenta_v8, whole genome shotgun sequence genome:
- the LOC110623388 gene encoding dynamin-related protein 4C, producing the protein MGSSPTALEIIEYEEDSLALVHEEEDEKIESHVPLVSSYNDHIRPLLDAVDKLRHLNVTKEGIQLPTIVVVGDQSSGKSSVLESLAGINLPRGQGICTRVPLVMRLQHHPSPTPELFLEFSGKIVATDEAHVADAINLATDEIAGDGKGISNTPLTLVVKKKGVPDLTMVDLPGITRVPVHGQPEDIYEQIAGIIMEYIRPEESIILNVLSATVDFPTCESIRMSQQVDKTGERTLAVVTKSDKAPEGLLEKVTADDVNIGLGYVCVRNRIGDESYEEAREEEAKLFKNHHLLSRIDKYMVGIPVLAQKLTQIQATIIARCLPDIVRKIDDKLKASISDLNRMPKTLASPAEAMAAFMGIVGSAKESLRKILIRGEFDEYVDDYHMHCTARLVEMLNLYSDELHKCSESDPRRNFLVEEILVLEEARGIELPNFLPRAAFLGILQRKVEGISRMPIDFFEKVWAYIESVVVSVLMHHSENYHQLQFSTRRAGHNLISKMKEQSINWIAEIVQMEKMTDYTCSPEYMNEWNKLMGQLDTFKNKILTHGYSKAEIAGIGEVEAGNIREHQNVLHQAFDLKMKMTAYWKIVLRRLVDYMALHLQFSVQNLVNKEMEKEIFSELMSSHGGAVERMLEESPSVAAKREKLNVSIKLLGESKKVLGNIMDKIATYND; encoded by the coding sequence ATGGGTTCTTCCCCAACTGCCCTAGAAATTATAGAATATGAAGAGGATTCACTTGCTTTGGTTCATGAAGAAGAAGACGAAAAAATTGAAAGCCATGTGCCCCTTGTGTCATCTTATAACGATCATATTCGTCCACTTCTTGATGCAGTTGATAAGCTTAGGCACCTCAATGTCACGAAAGAAGGTATACAGCTCCCCACCATCGTTGTTGTTGGGGATCAATCTTCTGGAAAATCCAGCGTTCTTGAATCGCTAGCTGGTATCAACCTTCCCCGTGGCCAGGGCATTTGCACCAGAGTTCCCCTTGTAATGAGGCTGCAACACCACCCATCTCCCACACCGGAGCTTTTCCTGGAGTTCAGTGGCAAAATAGTAGCCACTGATGAAGCTCACGTCGCAGATGCTATTAATCTTGCCACTGATGAGATTGCAGGAGATGGAAAGGGCATATCCAACACTCCATTAACTCTGGTAGTGAAAAAGAAAGGTGTTCCTGATCTTACTATGGTTGATCTCCCAGGAATCACTAGAGTTCCTGTTCATGGTCAGCCGGAGGATATCTACGAGCAGATTGCAGGTATTATCATGGAGTATATAAGGCCTGAAGAGAGTATTATTCTGAATGTGTTGTCTGCAACTGTGGATTTTCCCACTTGTGAATCCATTAGGATGTCACAGCAAGTGGACAAGACTGGTGAGAGAACTCTTGCTGTGGTCACCAAGTCTGATAAGGCACCTGAAGGGCTGCTTGAGAAAGTTACTGCAGATGATGTGAATATAGGCCTGGGTTATGTCTGTGTAAGGAATCGAATTGGTGATGAATCTTACGAGGAGGCGCGAGAGGAAGAAGCtaaattgttcaaaaatcatcaTCTTCTCTCCAGGATTGATAAATATATGGTGGGTATTCCAGTTCTGGCTCAAAAACTGACTCAAATTCAAGCAACTATCATAGCCAGGTGCTTGCCAGATATAGTGAGAAAGATTGATGACAAGCTAAAAGCAAGCATTTCAGACCTGAATAGGATGCCTAAGACCCTTGCTTCTCCAGCTGAAGCCATGGCAGCTTTCATGGGTATTGTTGGATCAGCCAAAGAGTCTCTCAGGAAAATACTTATCAGAGGAGAGTTTGACGAGTACGTTGATGATTATCATATGCATTGCACTGCTAGATTGGTAGAAATGCTCAATCTTTACTCAGATGAACTTCATAAATGCTCTGAAAGTGACCCTAGGAGGAACTTCCTGGTGGAGGAGATTCTTGTTCTGGAGGAAGCCAGAGGGATTGAACTGCCAAATTTCCTTCCTCGCGCTGCCTTCCTCGGTATTCTGCAGAGAAAAGTTGAGGGGATATCAAGAATGCCTATCGATTTCTTTGAAAAAGTGTGGGCTTACATTGAAAGCGTGGTAGTGTCTGTTTTGATGCATCACTCTGAGAATTACCACCAGCTTCAGTTCTCTACCAGACGAGCAGGCCATAACCTTATATCAAAAATGAAAGAGCAGTCTATTAATTGGATTGCAGAAATAGTTCAAATGgagaagatgacagattacacTTGCAGTCCTGAATACATGAACGAATGGAACAAGCTCATGGGCCAACTGGATACATTTAAGAATAAAATCCTGACACATGGGTATTCTAAGGCAGAGATTGCAGGTATTGGAGAGGTTGAAGCTGGGAATATCAGAGAACATCAGAATGTTCTGCACCAAGCTTTTGACCTGAAGATGAAAATGACAGCTTACTGGAAGATTGTATTGAGGAGACTGGTTGATTATATGGCTCTGCATTTGCAGTTCAGCGTTCAAAATCTTGTGAACAAAGAGATGGAAAAGGAGATCTTTAGCGAGTTGATGAGCAGTCACGGAGGTGCAGTAGAAAGAATGCTGGAGGAATCGCCCTCAGTTGCTGCTAAACGTGAGAAGCTGAACGTGAGCATCAAGTTGCTTGGAGAGTCCAAGAAGGTCTTGGGAAATATCATGGACAAGATTGCTACCTATAATGATTAG